A genome region from Wielerella bovis includes the following:
- the rplP gene encoding 50S ribosomal protein L16, with protein MLQPTRLKYRKQHKGRNTGIATRGNTVSFGDFGLKAVARGRLTARQIEAARRAMTRHIKRGGRIWIRVFPDKPITAKPIQVRMGGGKGSVEYYVAEIQPGKVLYEMDGVAESLAREAFALAAAKLPIATTFVTRQVGK; from the coding sequence ATGCTGCAGCCAACTAGACTGAAATACCGCAAACAACATAAAGGTCGCAACACAGGTATCGCCACACGCGGTAACACTGTTAGCTTTGGCGACTTTGGTTTGAAAGCGGTGGCGCGTGGTCGTTTGACCGCTCGTCAAATTGAAGCAGCACGTCGTGCGATGACGCGCCACATCAAACGTGGTGGTCGCATTTGGATTCGCGTATTCCCCGACAAACCGATTACTGCTAAACCAATCCAAGTTCGTATGGGTGGCGGTAAAGGTTCTGTGGAATACTACGTTGCTGAAATCCAACCCGGTAAAGTGTTGTATGAAATGGACGGTGTAGCCGAATCGTTGGCGCGTGAAGCGTTTGCGTTGGCGGCTGCCAAATTGCCCATTGCGACCACTTTCGTAACAAGACAGGTGGGTAAATAA
- the rpsQ gene encoding 30S ribosomal protein S17, with translation MSTEKTIRTLQGKVVSDKMDKTVTVLVERKVKHPLYGKIVRRSTKIHAHDEQNQYGIGDVVVIEESRPLSKTKSWVVKELVEKARTV, from the coding sequence ATGAGTACTGAAAAAACCATTCGTACTTTGCAAGGCAAAGTGGTAAGCGATAAAATGGACAAAACCGTTACCGTATTGGTTGAACGCAAAGTAAAACACCCTTTGTACGGTAAAATTGTTCGCCGCTCTACCAAAATCCACGCTCATGATGAGCAAAACCAATATGGTATTGGCGACGTGGTGGTGATTGAAGAATCTCGCCCATTGTCTAAAACCAAATCTTGGGTTGTGAAAGAGCTGGTTGAAAAAGCGCGTACTGTTTAA
- the pdxH gene encoding pyridoxamine 5'-phosphate oxidase, which produces MDLHGIRQEYSKRELSKKQCLDNPLAQFEVWLNEAMAAKVPEPTAMNVATADAQGRPSNRVLLLKEVNEQGFVFFSNYLSRKGQDLAVNPFVALTFFWAELERQVRVEGRVEKLAAHLSDEYFDSRPYTSRVGAWASEQSQPIANKQIIVARAAMFGAKHPLHVPRPPHWGGYLVVPERVEFWQGRPSRLHDRISYYLENNIWKKERLAP; this is translated from the coding sequence ATGGATTTACATGGCATTAGGCAGGAATACAGTAAACGAGAGTTATCCAAAAAACAATGTTTGGACAATCCATTGGCGCAATTTGAAGTATGGCTCAACGAGGCGATGGCGGCAAAAGTGCCTGAACCCACCGCGATGAATGTTGCAACGGCTGATGCACAAGGTCGCCCAAGTAATCGGGTGTTGTTGCTCAAAGAAGTAAACGAGCAGGGTTTTGTGTTTTTCAGCAATTATTTGAGCCGCAAGGGGCAGGATTTGGCGGTTAATCCTTTTGTTGCGCTGACATTTTTCTGGGCAGAATTGGAGCGACAAGTGCGCGTTGAAGGGCGTGTGGAAAAACTGGCGGCACATTTGTCGGACGAATATTTTGATAGCCGTCCCTATACAAGCCGTGTGGGAGCATGGGCAAGTGAGCAAAGTCAGCCGATTGCCAACAAGCAAATCATTGTGGCACGCGCTGCCATGTTTGGTGCGAAACATCCTTTGCATGTGCCACGCCCACCGCATTGGGGCGGTTATTTGGTTGTACCTGAACGAGTGGAATTTTGGCAAGGCAGACCCAGTCGTTTGCATGACCGCATTTCGTATTATTTAGAAAATAATATTTGGAAAAAAGAAAGATTGGCACCTTAA
- the rpmC gene encoding 50S ribosomal protein L29 gives MKANELKEKSVAELNQVLADLLKQQFGLRMQHATGQLGQTSQIKQVRRDIARVKTIIAEKGAK, from the coding sequence ATGAAAGCCAATGAATTGAAAGAAAAATCAGTGGCAGAACTGAATCAAGTTTTGGCAGATTTGCTGAAACAACAATTCGGTTTGCGTATGCAGCACGCAACGGGTCAGTTGGGTCAAACCAGCCAAATCAAACAAGTGCGCCGCGACATCGCTCGTGTGAAAACCATCATCGCTGAGAAAGGTGCTAAATAA
- the rpsC gene encoding 30S ribosomal protein S3: MGQKIHPVGFRLAVNKDWSSKWFAKSTEFAAVLKQDIDVRDYLRKRLANASVSRVVIERPAKSARITIHTARPGVVIGQKGADIEVLKRDLEKLLGVAVHVNIEEIRKPELDAQLIADGIAQQLEKRVQFRRAMKRSMQNAMRAGAKGIKIMVSGRLNGADIARSEWYREGRVPLHTLRADVDYATSEALTTYGILGLKVWVYKGEVGQVQAQPEQRENRRNNRKGGRNAAAN, encoded by the coding sequence ATGGGACAAAAAATTCATCCAGTTGGTTTCCGACTGGCAGTCAATAAAGACTGGTCTTCAAAATGGTTTGCGAAAAGCACCGAATTTGCCGCCGTTTTGAAACAAGATATTGATGTACGTGACTATTTGCGTAAACGCTTGGCAAACGCTTCTGTGAGCCGTGTCGTGATTGAGCGTCCTGCTAAATCTGCGCGCATTACCATTCATACTGCCCGCCCTGGTGTGGTAATTGGTCAAAAAGGCGCAGACATTGAAGTGTTGAAACGCGATTTGGAAAAATTGCTCGGCGTTGCGGTTCATGTGAACATTGAAGAAATCCGCAAACCTGAATTGGACGCACAACTGATTGCTGACGGTATCGCTCAACAATTGGAAAAACGTGTTCAATTCCGCCGTGCGATGAAACGCTCTATGCAAAACGCAATGCGCGCTGGCGCAAAAGGCATCAAAATCATGGTGTCTGGTCGTTTGAACGGTGCGGACATTGCGCGTAGCGAATGGTATCGTGAAGGTCGTGTACCTTTGCACACTTTGCGCGCTGATGTGGATTACGCTACCAGCGAAGCCTTGACCACTTACGGTATCTTGGGCTTGAAAGTGTGGGTATACAAAGGCGAAGTAGGTCAAGTTCAAGCGCAGCCTGAACAACGCGAAAACCGCCGCAATAACCGCAAAGGAGGTCGCAATGCTGCAGCCAACTAG
- a CDS encoding DUF3079 domain-containing protein, which produces MAKKFPIFPKRPERICWGCDKYCKDDDLACGNGSERIQHPSELDGEDWYKTGDWSGVLSEEQQMELGLIAPKAEPVASKTVKPHIKLPLNRR; this is translated from the coding sequence ATGGCTAAAAAATTTCCCATTTTCCCCAAACGCCCTGAACGTATTTGTTGGGGCTGCGATAAATATTGCAAAGATGACGATTTGGCGTGCGGCAACGGCAGCGAACGTATCCAACATCCAAGTGAATTGGACGGCGAAGATTGGTACAAAACGGGCGATTGGAGTGGTGTTTTAAGCGAAGAGCAACAAATGGAATTGGGTTTAATCGCGCCCAAAGCTGAACCTGTGGCAAGCAAAACCGTTAAACCGCATATTAAATTACCATTAAATCGTCGTTAA
- the rplV gene encoding 50S ribosomal protein L22, translating into MRVTAQHNNARISAQKARLVADMIRGKDVAQALNILTFSPKKGAELIKKVLESAIANAEHNNGADIDELKVVTIFVDKGPSLKRFQARAKGRGNRIEKQTCHINVVVGN; encoded by the coding sequence ATGAGAGTAACTGCACAACATAACAACGCCCGCATTTCTGCACAAAAAGCCCGTTTGGTGGCTGACATGATTCGCGGTAAAGACGTTGCCCAAGCCTTGAACATTTTGACATTCAGCCCTAAAAAAGGCGCGGAATTGATTAAAAAAGTTTTGGAATCTGCCATCGCCAATGCCGAACACAACAACGGTGCGGACATTGACGAATTGAAAGTCGTAACGATTTTCGTGGACAAAGGTCCTAGCCTGAAACGTTTCCAAGCTCGTGCCAAAGGTCGCGGCAACCGTATTGAAAAACAAACTTGCCACATCAATGTGGTGGTAGGCAACTAA
- the hemA gene encoding glutamyl-tRNA reductase, with amino-acid sequence MKLTVIGLNHQTAPLNIREKLAFSAANLSEAVRDLNVNVAAEAVILSTCNRTELYCVGDADIIIDWWANSRGVAVADIRPYLYVLGCSETIRHAFRVACGLDSMVLGEPQILGQMKEAVRIAREQDGVSTWLNALFQRTFAAAKEVRSLSGVGDNVVSMASAAVRMVEQTLGDIGSLNVLFVGAGEMNENVATYFAARQPKSLMIANRTLTRAAHLCSKLGHGAQACKLDVLPEILTRYDVIIACTGSETPLITADMFQAALGKPLFMLDLAVPRNIAADVADIDSVMLYTVDDMAERVASGKEARALAAAQAETMVQEKVGEFVAWQQSRQRVPLICALRDEGERARQQVLNNALRQLAKGTPPEEVLERLSVQLTNKLLHSPTRALNKADTHDAHVVKALAEVYHLQRSTTVN; translated from the coding sequence ATGAAACTCACTGTTATTGGGCTCAATCACCAAACTGCGCCCTTGAATATTCGTGAAAAATTGGCATTTTCTGCTGCCAATTTATCCGAAGCCGTTCGCGACTTAAACGTGAACGTTGCTGCTGAAGCCGTTATCTTATCCACTTGCAATCGTACCGAATTATATTGTGTAGGCGATGCTGATATCATCATAGATTGGTGGGCAAATTCGCGTGGCGTGGCGGTTGCTGATATTCGTCCATATTTGTATGTATTAGGTTGCAGCGAAACCATTCGTCATGCGTTTCGTGTGGCTTGTGGCTTGGACAGCATGGTTTTGGGTGAACCACAAATTTTAGGACAAATGAAAGAAGCGGTTCGTATTGCGCGTGAACAAGATGGCGTTAGCACGTGGCTCAACGCGCTGTTTCAACGCACATTTGCCGCTGCGAAAGAAGTACGCAGTTTAAGTGGTGTGGGTGATAATGTTGTGTCTATGGCAAGCGCAGCGGTGCGTATGGTGGAACAAACTTTGGGCGATATCGGCAGCTTGAATGTATTGTTTGTGGGTGCGGGCGAAATGAACGAAAACGTGGCGACTTATTTTGCCGCACGTCAGCCCAAAAGTTTGATGATTGCCAATCGCACTTTGACACGCGCCGCGCATTTGTGTAGCAAATTAGGTCATGGCGCACAAGCGTGTAAATTAGATGTGTTGCCTGAAATTTTGACACGTTATGATGTCATCATCGCGTGTACAGGCAGCGAAACGCCATTGATTACAGCAGATATGTTTCAGGCTGCATTAGGTAAGCCATTATTTATGTTAGATTTGGCGGTACCGCGTAATATTGCAGCAGATGTAGCGGATATTGATAGCGTGATGCTGTACACAGTAGATGATATGGCAGAACGTGTGGCGAGCGGCAAAGAAGCGCGTGCGTTGGCAGCAGCACAAGCAGAAACGATGGTGCAAGAAAAAGTTGGCGAATTTGTGGCGTGGCAGCAAAGTCGTCAGCGTGTGCCTTTGATTTGTGCTTTGCGCGATGAAGGCGAGCGAGCGCGTCAACAAGTATTGAACAATGCTTTGCGTCAATTAGCGAAAGGCACCCCCCCTGAAGAAGTATTGGAGCGTTTGTCAGTACAATTAACCAATAAATTATTGCATTCACCCACTCGTGCGCTGAATAAGGCAGATACGCACGATGCACATGTAGTTAAAGCATTAGCAGAAGTGTATCATTTACAGCGTTCCACCACAGTTAATTAA